The following proteins come from a genomic window of Phacochoerus africanus isolate WHEZ1 chromosome 9, ROS_Pafr_v1, whole genome shotgun sequence:
- the NQO2 gene encoding ribosyldihydronicotinamide dehydrogenase [quinone] isoform X1 encodes MAGGKVLIVYAHQEPRSFNGSLKDVAVAELSRQGCRVTVSDLYAMGFEPSATRKDVTGALSNPSFFNYGVESHEAYRRKALSSDIVEEQKKLQEADLVIFQFPLYWFSVPAILKGWMDRVLCQGFAFDFPGFYDDGFLKGKLAVLSFTTGGTAEMYSKTGVRGDFRYFLWPLQHGTLHFCGFKVLAPQISFGPEYASEEERRGMVAAWAQRLTTIWEEEPIDCSPPWYFGP; translated from the exons ATGGCAG GTGGGAAGGTGCTGATCGTCTACGCGCACCAAGAGCCCCGGTCTTTCAACGGGTCCTTGAAGGACGTGGCCGTGGCCGAGCTGAGCCGGCAGGGCTGCAGGGTCACCGTTTCGGACCTCTATGCCATGGGCTTTGAGCCGAGTGCCACGAGGAAGGATGTCACTG GCGCCCTCTCCAACCCCAGCTTCTTCAATTACGGGGTGGAGTCCCATGAGGCCTACAGGAGGAAGGCTCTGAGCAGTGACATCGTCGAGGAGCAGAAGAAGCTTCAGGAGGCTGATCTGGTGATATTCCAG TTCCCGCTCTACTGGTTCAGCGTGCCGGCCATCCTGAAGGGCTGGATGGACAGGGTGCTGTGCCAGGGCTTCGCCTTCGACTTCCCGGGCTTCTACGACGACGGCTTCCTCAAG GGTAAACTGGCCGTCCTGTCCTTCACCACGGGCGGCACCGCCGAGATGTACTCGAAAACTGGAGTCCGTGGAGATTTTCGCTATTTCCTCTGGCCCCTCCAG CACGGTACCCTGCACTTCTGTGGGTTCAAGGTCCTGGCCCCTCAGATCAGTTTTGGTCCTGAATATGCATCAGAGGAAGAGCGGAGGGGGATGGTGGCCGCCTGGGCGCAGAGGCTGACGACCATCTGGGAGGAGGAGCCCATCGACTGCTCGCCCCCCTGGTACTTCGGGCCGTGA
- the NQO2 gene encoding ribosyldihydronicotinamide dehydrogenase [quinone] isoform X2: MAGGKVLIVYAHQEPRSFNGSLKDVAVAELSRQGCRVTVSDLYAMGFEPSATRKDVTGALSNPSFFNYGVESHEAYRRKALSSDIVEEQKKLQEADLVIFQFPLYWFSVPAILKGWMDRVLCQGFAFDFPGFYDDGFLKGKLAVLSFTTGGTAEMYSKTGVRGDFRYFLWPLQGRCACAGRLLTSCPFPVAAARYPALLWVQGPGPSDQFWS, from the exons ATGGCAG GTGGGAAGGTGCTGATCGTCTACGCGCACCAAGAGCCCCGGTCTTTCAACGGGTCCTTGAAGGACGTGGCCGTGGCCGAGCTGAGCCGGCAGGGCTGCAGGGTCACCGTTTCGGACCTCTATGCCATGGGCTTTGAGCCGAGTGCCACGAGGAAGGATGTCACTG GCGCCCTCTCCAACCCCAGCTTCTTCAATTACGGGGTGGAGTCCCATGAGGCCTACAGGAGGAAGGCTCTGAGCAGTGACATCGTCGAGGAGCAGAAGAAGCTTCAGGAGGCTGATCTGGTGATATTCCAG TTCCCGCTCTACTGGTTCAGCGTGCCGGCCATCCTGAAGGGCTGGATGGACAGGGTGCTGTGCCAGGGCTTCGCCTTCGACTTCCCGGGCTTCTACGACGACGGCTTCCTCAAG GGTAAACTGGCCGTCCTGTCCTTCACCACGGGCGGCACCGCCGAGATGTACTCGAAAACTGGAGTCCGTGGAGATTTTCGCTATTTCCTCTGGCCCCTCCAG GGACGCTGTGCGTGCGCAGGGCGCCTTCTCACCAGCTGTCCCTTCCCTGTGGCTGCAGCACGGTACCCTGCACTTCTGTGGGTTCAAGGTCCTGGCCCCTCAGATCAGTTTTGGTCCTGA
- the NQO2 gene encoding ribosyldihydronicotinamide dehydrogenase [quinone] isoform X3: MAGGKVLIVYAHQEPRSFNGSLKDVAVAELSRQGCRVTVSDLYAMGFEPSATRKDVTGALSNPSFFNYGVESHEAYRRKALSSDIVEEQKKLQEADLVIFQGKLAVLSFTTGGTAEMYSKTGVRGDFRYFLWPLQHGTLHFCGFKVLAPQISFGPEYASEEERRGMVAAWAQRLTTIWEEEPIDCSPPWYFGP; the protein is encoded by the exons ATGGCAG GTGGGAAGGTGCTGATCGTCTACGCGCACCAAGAGCCCCGGTCTTTCAACGGGTCCTTGAAGGACGTGGCCGTGGCCGAGCTGAGCCGGCAGGGCTGCAGGGTCACCGTTTCGGACCTCTATGCCATGGGCTTTGAGCCGAGTGCCACGAGGAAGGATGTCACTG GCGCCCTCTCCAACCCCAGCTTCTTCAATTACGGGGTGGAGTCCCATGAGGCCTACAGGAGGAAGGCTCTGAGCAGTGACATCGTCGAGGAGCAGAAGAAGCTTCAGGAGGCTGATCTGGTGATATTCCAG GGTAAACTGGCCGTCCTGTCCTTCACCACGGGCGGCACCGCCGAGATGTACTCGAAAACTGGAGTCCGTGGAGATTTTCGCTATTTCCTCTGGCCCCTCCAG CACGGTACCCTGCACTTCTGTGGGTTCAAGGTCCTGGCCCCTCAGATCAGTTTTGGTCCTGAATATGCATCAGAGGAAGAGCGGAGGGGGATGGTGGCCGCCTGGGCGCAGAGGCTGACGACCATCTGGGAGGAGGAGCCCATCGACTGCTCGCCCCCCTGGTACTTCGGGCCGTGA